A region from the Benincasa hispida cultivar B227 chromosome 10, ASM972705v1, whole genome shotgun sequence genome encodes:
- the LOC120088860 gene encoding patatin-like protein 2 has protein sequence MVADFGKGKRITILSVDGGGIRGIIPSIILAFLESKLQELDGPDVRIADYFDVIAGTSTGGLVTSMLTAPDKNNRPLYAASDLALFYIEHAQKIFPQRNYFLCSVVNFFGKVMGPKYDGLYLRSLINGLLGDITLKQTLTQVVIPAFDIKLLQPVIFTTLDAKCSELKNPRLADVCISTSAAPTFLPGHEFQTKDFKGNVRNFDMVDGGVAANNPTLAAMTHVTKEMSILRHRSELFKIKPMETKRMLVLSLGTGAPKNDEKYSAATASKWGMLDWVYHSGATPIVDIFSDASADMVDYHIASIFQSDHCHKNYLRIQDDTLSGDISSVDIATDENLLNLIYVGENLLKKPLSRVNLESGKFEPLDGEGTNEEALAEFAKMLSDERKLRLSP, from the exons GAATTGGACGGCCCAGATGTGAGAATAGCAGATTACTTCGATGTAATTGCTGGTACAAGTACAGGTGGTTTGGTCACCTCTATGCTTACAGCTCCTGACAAGAATAATCGACCTCTATATGCTGCGAGTGATCTTGCCCTTTTCTATATAGAACATGCACAAAAAATCTTCCCACAAAGAAA CTATTTCCTATGTTCTGTGGTGAATTTTTTTGGCAAAGTTATGGGGCCAAAATATGATGGACTATACTTGAGGTCATTGATAAATGGATTGCTAGGAGATATAACACTTAAGCAAACATTAACACAAGTAGTTATCCCTGCTTTTGACATCAAACTTCTCCAACCTGTGATTTTTACTACACTAGAT GCAAAATGCAGTGAGTTAAAGAATCCAAGACTAGCTGATGTCTGCATTAGTACCTCAGCTGCACCAACTTTCTTACCTGGCCATGAATTTCAAACAAAGGATTTCAAGGGAAATGTTCGTAACTTTGATATGGTTGATGGTGGAGTCGCAGCTAATAATCCA ACATTAGCTGCAATGACTCATGTGACAAAAGAGATGAGCATCTTGAGACATAGAAGTGAACTTTTCAAGATAAAACCCATGGAAACAAAAAGGATGTTGGTTCTGTCTTTAGGGACTGGTGCACCTAAAAATGATGAGAAGTATAGTGCAGCTACAGCTTCCAAATGGGGTATGCTTGATTGGGTTTACCATAGTGGAGCAACACCTATTGTTGATATTTTCAGTGATGCAAGTGCTGATATGGTGGACTATCATATTGCTAGCATTTTCCAATCTGATCATTGTCATAAAAATTATCTTCGCATTCAG GATGACACATTGAGTGGTGACATATCATCTGTGGACATTGCCACCGACGAGAATTTACTAAACCTAATCTATGTGGGAGAGAATTTGCTAAAGAAACCACTGTCAAGGGTAAATTTGGAATCTGGAAAGTTTGAACCACTTGATGGCGAAGGAACCAATGAAGAAGCTCTTGCTGAATTTGCTAAAATGTTGTCCGATGAGAGAAAATTACGGTTGAGTCCTTGA